A genomic window from Gossypium hirsutum isolate 1008001.06 chromosome D12, Gossypium_hirsutum_v2.1, whole genome shotgun sequence includes:
- the LOC121224107 gene encoding uncharacterized protein, which produces MEINNVAYIRIKEEETELEPEKQRKEEEEEEEEENSCSSEVEFPLQEEPLPQILTNEKRSNRLFKFIAIGIPSAILVIVAIKWVGPFVLKKVIVPALQWEAHAFSTTERILVIVTSLALFPTLCLPSAPSMWMAGMAYGYIKGLLIVMTGVSLGVSLPFFVGSMFHTKIQRLLGKYPKEASILRLAGEGNLLHQFRTVTLIRISPLPYIMFNYAAVATNVRYIPYMMGTWMGMLPEVFIALYSGILIRSFAEATQDKRSLTPRQIIYNVVGFCASVTATIFIGIRTKKRLDRLQEEELVQVHEEPE; this is translated from the exons ATGGAAATTAATAACGTAGCCTATATTAGGATCaaagaagaagaaacagaacTCGAACCCGAGAAACAACGaaaagaagaagaggaggaagaagaagaagaaaattcttGTAGCTCCGAGGTCGAGTTTCCCTTACAGGAAGAACCTTTACCTCAAATCCTTACCAATGAGAAACGGTCGAATCGCTTGTTCAAGTTCATCGCCATTGGCATCCCTTCAGCCATTTTGGTCATAGTTGCAATTAAATGGGTTGGACCCTTTGTGTTGAAAAAG GTGATTGTCCCTGCTTTACAATGGGAGGCCCATGCATTCAGCACAACCGAGAGAATACTTGTAATCGTAACTTCATTAGCTCTATTTCCAACTCTATGTTTGCCATCCGCACCTTCAATGTGGATGGCTGGAATGGCTTATGGATACATTAAAGGGCTGCTAATAGTCATGACGGGGGTTTCTCTTGGTGTGTCATTGCCTTTTTTTGTTGGTTCTATGTTTCACACCAAAATTCAA CGACTATTAGGGAAATATCCGAAGGAAGCTTCAATACTAAGACTTGCGGGAGAAGGTAACTTGCTTCATCAATTTCGAACAGTGACGTTGATTAGGATCAGTCCATTGCCGTACATTATGTTTAACTACGCCGCCGTGGCGACCAACGTCCGCTACATCCCGTACATGATGGGGACTTGGATGGGGATGTTGCCTGAAGTTTTTATTGCACTTTACAG TGGGATTTTGATACGATCTTTTGCTGAGGCAACACAAGACAAAAGGAGTCTTACTCCAAGACAGATAATATACAACGTCGTTGGATTCTGTGCATCTGTGACAGCAACGATTTTCATTGGCATCCGTACCAAGAAGCGACTCGACCGACTACAAGAGGAAGAATTAGTTCAAGTGCACGAGGAGCCTGAATAG
- the LOC121202826 gene encoding fasciclin-like arabinogalactan protein 8: MATPTFRRIDLTLLTLSLLAVAVNAHNITAILEGFPDYSVYNDFLTKTKLADEINTRQTITCLVLNNGAMSALTAKHPLSVVENILRLHVLLDYYDPQKLHKISDGTTLTTTLYQTTGNAPGNLGFVNITDLQGGKVGFGSAVPGSKLDSSYTKSVKQVPYNISILEISAPIIAPGVLSAPAPSASGVNITGLLEKAGCKTFANLLTSSGVLKTYEAALDKGLTIFAPSDEAFKADGVPDLSKLTNADQVSLLEYHASPDYKPKGTLKTTKDPITTLATRGAGKFDLTVTAAGDSVTLHTGISPSRVAEAVFDSPPVVIFTVDNVLLPSELFGKSPSPAPAPEPVSSPSPTPSPLSEAPSPLAASPPAPPTDTPAGSPADSPAGSSENSTSDNAAGHVSPTVIFTVLAIVGYSLC; this comes from the coding sequence ATGGCGACGCCCACATTTCGCCGGATAGACCTTACCCTTTTAACCCTCTCTTTACTCGCCGTCGCCGTCAATGCTCACAACATCACCGCCATACTCGAAGGTTTCCCTGATTACTCCGTTTACAACGATTTCCTCACTAAAACCAAGCTCGCCGATGAGATCAACACTCGACAAACCATCACTTGTCTTGTTCTTAACAATGGAGCTATGTCTGCTCTCACTGCTAAACACCCACTTTCCGTCGTTGAAAACATCCTTAGGCTTCATGTTCTTTTAGATTATTATGACCCACAAAAACTCCATAAAATCTCCGATGGTACTACACTTACTACTACTCTTTACCAAACCACCGGAAATGCTCCCGGAAATCTGGGTTTCGTTAATATCACCGATCTACAAGGTGGGAAAGTCGGGTTTGGGTCAGCCGTTCCTGGGTCTAAACTTGATTCGTCTTATACTAAGTCTGTTAAACAGGTACCGTATAATATTTCTATACTGGAGATCAGTGCGCCGATTATTGCTCCCGGTGTTTTATCAGCTCCTGCACCGTCGGCTTCCGGTGTTAACATTACCGGCTTACTTGAGAAAGCTGGTTGTAAGACGTTTGCTAATTTGCTTACCAGTAGTGGTGTGTTGAAGACTTATGAAGCGGCGCTTGATAAAGGGTTGACTATTTTTGCCCCGTCCGATGAAGCTTTTAAAGCCGACGGTGTACCTGATCTGAGTAAGTTGACCAATGCCGATCAAGTTTCGCTGTTAGAATACCATGCCTCGCCGGATTATAAACCAAAGGGGACTTTAAAGACGACGAAAGATCCGATTACTACATTGGCTACTAGAGGTGCCGGGAAGTTCGATTTGACGGTCACCGCCGCCGGTGATTCCGTCACGCTTCATACTGGAATCAGTCCATCTAGAGTCGCTGAAGCAGTTTTTGACTCCCCACCGGTCGTGATATTCACCGTCGACAATGTTTTGTTACCCTCCGAGTTGTTCGGAAAGTCACCGTCGCCAGCACCTGCTCCTGAACCAGTTTCTTCACCTTCACCGACACCTTCTCCATTATCCGAAGCACCATCGCCATTAGCCGCTTCACCACCAGCTCCACCAACCGACACTCCCGCCGGATCTCCAGCTGATTCGCCGGCTGGTTCGTCGGAGAACAGCACCTCCGATAATGCTGCCGGTCACGTGAGTCCCACTGTTATATTCACTGTGTTGGCCATTGTCGGTTATTCACTAtgttaa